The following are encoded in a window of Bacillota bacterium genomic DNA:
- a CDS encoding sigma-70 family RNA polymerase sigma factor: MTEKELERRLRQDQNDPQILERIIDLYGSLVYRLVARILAGCGDERDIEECCSDTYLELLRKREEFNPNRSGLRTWILMLARYRALDYRRRFKRKNNPAGENVAVDDVLITGEPGLTDSITPEKIVLEQEKREQIASALATLPPSAREILYRRYYLEQSIEAIAISCGISRGAVDSRLWRARRHLKQRLLDDYENKVVSPHE, encoded by the coding sequence ATGACGGAGAAAGAGCTGGAACGCCGCCTGCGCCAAGACCAAAACGATCCGCAAATCCTGGAAAGAATTATTGATCTTTATGGCTCACTGGTCTACCGCTTGGTGGCACGTATTTTAGCCGGTTGCGGGGACGAACGCGATATTGAAGAATGTTGTAGCGATACCTACTTGGAGTTGCTGCGTAAACGAGAGGAATTTAACCCGAACCGCTCCGGGCTGCGCACCTGGATACTGATGCTGGCCCGTTATCGGGCCCTTGATTATAGACGGCGTTTTAAACGCAAGAACAACCCGGCCGGTGAGAACGTAGCGGTAGATGATGTCTTGATAACCGGTGAGCCCGGACTCACCGATTCGATAACTCCGGAAAAGATCGTGTTGGAACAGGAAAAACGGGAGCAGATTGCCTCTGCCTTGGCCACCCTCCCGCCCTCCGCACGAGAGATACTTTACCGACGCTATTATCTGGAACAAAGCATTGAAGCCATTGCCATTTCCTGCGGCATCTCCCGCGGAGCGGTTGATAGCCGGCTCTGGCGAGCCCGCCGTCATTTAAAACAGCGGTTGCTGGATGATTATGAGAACAAGGTGGTGTCCCCCCATGAATAG